The genomic region tttatttgtcaagtggaatcttgttttaaaaatcacagaagtatttttttccctaattaaAAGAATATTCTCACTGAGAAGTATTTCCATTAGATCTAGATAGcgaaacatattttaaaaatgtattattgtCTTCTAAATAGAGGCAATggtttttgcattgttttggtttgggttatttttcctAGCTGGTGATTTGTTCAACGGTTTTCTTCATCTGAAGCCAGTTCCAACCAGGAAGTTTCATGGTGCCTGCAATTATTTATTAACTATATTAGCTAAAAGCACCTGGCACAGCCCCGGGTCCTTGCAGTGTTGCAGTTGCAGCTTTGCTTCTTCCATGCATTTGCCTCAGCAGAAGGCCAGAGCTGGTATCCTAAACCTCCACCCACGACGAAGATGCCGGCAGGACATTCGCCTGCCTGTTGCCTTGAGAACTGCAACCGTACGCCCAGGGAACGACAAACTTCATCACAACTTCTTACAGCCAGTCGTCTCAAAGGAGCAACCACTCCATTTGACATCGTGGGCTCAAACTGCCACCTCTTCTCCGtgtccccctcccagcccccctccccaaaatgttGCTTTCTGGGAGGCCAGGCTGAAAGTGACactctgtgaaaacattttgggaactttctttgctctgcttttaccCAGATACTGCTCTTCTTGCCACGTTCCGGATGCCAGATACGTTGTTGGTGTTACAGCCGCCTCAGTGCTTTTGTGCTTCCCTGGCCGACTGCGGGGAAGAACCTGTCACGTAGGGAAAGTCAAGTGGATTTTCTCTCCTACAGCGGGGACAGCCTGGCCCCAAATTAACGGTGTCAGGAAGGGGACAAGGGAAAAACTGCCGATTCTGTTGTAAGGCAGATCCGCAGTAGGAAAGGGGTCTTCCTCAGCCAGGGACGCTGCAGGTGTGGAGCGACCCCGGGGCTGCGTGGGGGCTGCCATGAGCACGGTGCAGCCGTGCAGATCTCTTTCTTGAGTCCATACACCCCGATTTTTGTTGGGTGTTGACGACTCTTCGTCGGGCCTCGAGTGGAAGGAGCCGCGTCGCTCTCCTGACGGAGCTCGCTCTGGTCTCTGCCTGCCCCGGCTCCCTCAGAATGGGGCCGCGGTGCCCCCCGACGCGTCCCTGGGACTTCGCCCTTCAgagctgttctttttctgaagctttgTACCTTTCCGCATCGCTGTTTCTTTATGTTTCTCTAACACGATACAGCGCTTTAAGCTGcgcttttattttccttgctgaatCGCTGTGGTCCGTCCGCTCTGCCCCCTGACCATTTTTCCCCGGCAGATTCTCTTAAATCTCTGTTAAACCAAAAGCAGGACGTTTTCTTCTCCTGATACAAGGGGAAGATCTGTTCGGGTTTCTTGGCCCTTTTTTTGAACtgtcccgttcccccccccccccccgccagggaTGGTGTCCcatctccccccgccccagccgtACGTAGTGGTACAGCCCGCGGCGATAACCTGACGGCCGCGTTAACCGGAAGCGCTTAGCGGCAGCGGCCGGAAACGGCGGCGGTTTGTTTCTGGTCGGACCTCTCCGGGGGCTGCACGCGCTTCCCGCTGGCCCCGCCAACAGAGCAGCTCATGGCTTTCAACTTCGGGGCGCCGGCGGGCGCCGGGGCCGCCAACCCGACCGGTGAGCGCGGAGGGTACCGGGCGGCGGCAGGAGccggggcgggacgggacggggggggggggggtggagtcTTTTTCCTTCCTCGCGGCGCGGTAGCCGAGCCCCAACGGTCCTGGGCGCGCGTGCCCTCCCGCCCCACCAATGAGACCCGCGGCCCCCTCAGCGGCGGCGAGGGGCGCGTGCCCCCCCACCAATGAGACCCGCGGCCCCCTCAGCGGCGGCGAGGGGCGCGTGCCCCCCCACCAATGAGACCCGCGGCCCCCTCAGCGGCGGCGAGGGGCGCGTGCCCCCCCACCAATGAGACCCGCGGCCCCCTCAGCGGCGGCGAGGGGCGCGTGCCCCCCCACCAATGAGACCCGCGGCCCCCTCAGCGGCGGCGAGGGGCGCGTGCCCCCCCACCAATGAGACCCGCGGCCCCCCCAGCGGCGGCGAGGGGCGCGTGCCCCCCCACCAATGAGACCCGCGGCCCCCTCAGCGGCGGCGAGGGGCGCGTGCCCCCCCACCAATGAGACCCGCGGTCCCCTCAGCGGCGGCGAGGGGCGCGTGCCCCCCCACCAATGAGACCCGCGGCCCCCTCAGCGGCGACGAGGGGCGCGTGCCCCCCCACCAATGAGACCCGCCGTCCCCTCAGCGGCGGCCGGGCGCGCGTGCCCCCCGCCCTCTCCTCAGCGCCATCCGCAGCCCCTCAGCGGCCGCGGGAAGCCCGGTCCCCGCCGGTCTCCGTTGAGTGCGGAGCGCCATGGGCACGGCCGCGCGGAGCTGTCCTCGGCGGGGCTTTGGCGGGGACGGGTGTGGCCGGGGACGGGGCCGTGGTCGTCTCCTCTCGCCTTTTTTCGGCGGAACCGGTGAGATGTGAGATGTGAGCTTCCCCCTGCTAGTTTTCTCCCACCCGCCTTCGGTCAAACGCTGTGTCCACCGTACCGGCcgggttttgttgggtttttgtctttctcccGCGTGAACAGTTCCTGCGCGGTGGTGGCGGGTCCGTGTCGGGAGGTGTCCAGGGCTTGATGCTGGCGAAAGAAGAGTCAGTTGCTCTGAGGGCGCTTGTGATGTGTTGATGCACGGTGGTGCCTGTCTAATGCTGCCAGGTCACTCGGATCATCGCTTTTGATTGCAGTAATGTTCCTGTTTGGATGAGATGCTCTTGGAAGTTAATTTTAGAGCAGTGTAAAAGATAGTGCTTAACTTGTAAAGTAAGGAAGACTTTTTCCCTCTTattgttttgctgctgtcaAGGGACTGTCAGTCTTGGTGAAATGTAAGCCAGAGCCTTCCTTACTCTCTCTtagtaaaataattctttgttgGCTTTTAGAGCAGACAGTGAGCCCTTTGGACAGGGCTCACCTTCGCTGCAGTTAGCCTGGAGTATACTGTGTGGTCTCTCACTCTGACTCTGGCTGGTTTAGACAGAGATTTTCTGGCCCCATCTTAAGTAAAAGATGATCTTGTACTGCTTGTACGCTGTTAGAAGGTTTATTGTGCTCGCAGAGCAGTATGAGAGGGAATTCTGGGATCACACCCCAGGACTGCCCATTGCCTGTCTGTCTATCTAGTATGAACCTGTTCTCGGCTGCTTCTGGGGAGGGAGTCGGGGAGCTGCTGTATTAGCATTTTTCTTAGTGCTGGAAAACCTGGATGCATCTGGTAAGTTACCAGCAAGCGCTGGACTAGACAGATTTTGCAAATTTAACTTGAATAAGTCTGCCCTGCAGTATTTGAGGCACGCATGGTGCCTCAGCTGCTGGAgttgtattttgtgtttattctgCTATCACTGGTCATATGTGGGTATGGTATTAGCATGAAGATAGTTTATTCTTGCCTTCCTGATAGCATGTGAAATAATTATGCTACTATCAGTTACATTAGTACAGATGCAGCTGTATCAAGCAGTCTTAGGCagttaaaaattactgttaacAGGAATGTTGATTCACGTGGATATTTTCATGTATAGCTTTGAActaagatggaaaaaatgttaGCTGCTTTATATGCAGTATAGTTGAAAAATAAGATGCTCACAGCAGTGATGTGGGGAGAGCGGGttaaacagaaagcttttaacTGTCCTCCTTGTGTTcaataaataatgtttaatgCCAGTTAATGTCTTACTCTTGTTTTTAACTATGCCTGTCTTGTCCATAGTGATGGAAaaattttttagcttttctttcctgaaccTACCTTTTACTTGGAACTAATGTTaccttgctctttttctgcttcccGCTTGTCAGGATTTGGTGGGCTTGAAACTACAAACTCCACTGCCAGTGGGTTTAATTTTGGGGGTTTCGGATTAACTGCTAATCCTGCAGTGAATTTTAATATTGGGAATTTCGGTGTTTCCACTACCTCAACTCCACCATTCAATTTTGGTAACAGTCTGGCAAGTGCAGGTAGATAATGCATAAATACTTGTTCTGTAATAAATGTTAATAGCAGGGGTCCAAGAATTGCATTCCTAACTGAGAATCTGTGTTTAGTACTAATCTTCATATCCAGTGAAGACTGGAGATAAAAGCTCTGAAAGTGGAATGGGTTTGAGAGCCATAGGCTtgtaggggttttttgctgATTAAATTCTCAAGAAATAGCTGTTGAGGAAAAATAACCTTGTACCAAATGTTCAGTCTCTGAAACGGAAATGAATTGTGGTAACCTACTAGTCTGACCTAGTCTAAAATTGAGCCTTGATTACTTAGCAAAATGGCAACATCAATTCCCCATTCAGATCCAGGCAATCAGGAACAATTGCAGAGCTGGTCCCTAATGCCACGTTTCTTGACATGAGATTCTTGGACTACTGCAGTCATGTTTTTTCATCTACCCCTGTGTCTCCTCATTGGCCTTCCGCTGGCTGTCATGAATGCACTACACCTCAATAGTTTCTGTGGAGAAACAAATTTTATACGATCAGCACAAAATGACCAGCCCTCGCTGTGATCTCTGTTTCCTAAATGCCATTCTGCACCCTGAAATAGCACACATCCCAGGGTCTCGTTAAGAGATTCTCTACGCTTGTGGGAGGGTCTTGTGTGTGATGTGGGTGCTGGGTATTGATTAAGAAAACCGTTAATGGCCCCATGTAGATCCATCAGTTCTTAGCAATCAACTGATACAATTTCAAGTtaaatcttttccatttcatataaaaatgctTAACTGTATGGATTTCTAATGCTTTTACTCGTGTAGAATTAGCCCGTGGGGTCTTGTTGCCGCTGCTCGTATAGGAATTATATTCATTCCACAGTGTCATTGTTCCCTGTCTTAGCATACTCTTACCTGTTCTGTGCACTCGGGggatctggttttgtttttatttggtatGAACGCTATTGGGCTGTATTTCTTCAGCTGAATTTGAACTACTCCAGAAGATAACTTGGATACTTAATTTTGTTTAGCAATTTGCACTCTTAGATCCTTTTTCAAGAGAGGATGACTAAACTTACTGTGAGTACAAAACTACCGAAAAATTGTGTCATCTGATGGTACTCCCGCTAGGGTTTCTCACTCGGTGGTAGGACTGAAACTTGAACGTTACAGGGAACAACTTCTTATACCTGCTCACGTTCAGATGTTTgctgaatgaaaattaaaagcgATTGCATGTTAACTTTGGTTtaagctgtttattttgtatGTATACAAGAGGACGGTAAGTGTAGTAGGTataaagagactttttttttttttttttgctattgatGTGTGAGTCGGCAATGGCAGTGTCTTTTTGACAAATCCTTTGTAGCAGACTGTCTTTCTTCATTTGAACACATGTAAGAAGAGCTTGAAACAGAGAGAACTTACTTTTCCAGGGCTAGTCAGAAGTCCACAGGCTGCACCTTGGGCCAATGGTGCACTGGCACCACCCTAGCAAAGTGATGGTGCTGTGGCATCCAGCACCTGTGCAGTCTCATGCACTGGGAGGCTGTCTGGGCCAGTAGCACCTGTTTCAGCACAGCTGCCCTGCATTGGGGCACCTCTTCTAAGGGGGCAAATGGGAAGATGGGTTTCTTGGAGCTTTCTCTGGCATGGTGGAGCTTGGGCCCTCACTTAGGTCTGCTCCTGCTAGCCAGTGACTGGTTGTCCTGAAAATCTGTGGAACGCTGATTGCTTTTGCATCCATCTTCCTCTGATAGTGGTTGAACCTCAAAATGAGATTTAATGGGGGGGATGATAGGGAAACTAGGCTTAAAAAAAGCCCACCTTGTAGGGTTTTACCTGTGTGTAGAAAGAAATTGTTGCTGTGACAGCATTCCCATGTAAGCACAGCACTTGTGTGCACCCTAGCCTCAGGCTTTACTtgatttgtttctatttttgctCTTAAGAGgttaagaatatttaaaaagctcATAAAACATCAGATTGTTTATTAAACACTTAACACCAACATTGACTAGAAGTATTCCTGAGAGTGAATCTAAGAAATACTATTATTAGTTGTGTCTGTCACTAAGGAAAGCACTTCTTGCTGGTAGAGGAACAGGATGTTAgttaactgctgctttttttttatttgctttcttgacACACTGTAGATGTATTGGCTTTCTGGTTCATGTTTTCTCCCCCGTTTCCTCGGACAATGAACTTGATACCCACGATCAATGTGAACTACATGCTTGTAACATAATACATCCATCTGTCAACATCTCTTCTCATAACACCCTTTGACGCGTGCAGTTTATTGTCATGTTACGCACAACTGCTGCTCACAATGTGCCGTCTGCCTTACTTGCAAACTTTGTTTGTTAGGTGCGTTTGGAGGATTTGGGACAACTACCACCACTGCGGGACCAGCATTTAGTTTTTCCGCTCCCACCAATACAGGCACCAGTGGTAAGAGAGTACAAGTCTGAAAGTATTTGCTTTAGAATGAACCATAGGGCATCAGCCCTTCACAACAATGTTTTGGATTGCACAGATActcttctcctctttttctcaaaaattcTTTGCTTATTTCCCCAGGACTCTTTGGTGCTACCCAGAACAAAGGCTTTGGATTTGGTACTAGTTTTGGCACAGGAACTGGAACTGGCTTGGGTAGTGGGTTGGGAACTGGGCTAGGCTTTGGAGGCTTCGGTACGCAGCAGCAACAGACCAGTAAGTATGGCCTACTCTTGGCTTACCCCTTCCTTAACATTGAAAGCATAAGACTGCAACAGGTGCACAAGTATTGGGACGGAAGTATATTGTAAGCTGTTACACTTATCACTTGATTGATGGAGACTTCTCAGAAATTTGGCTTTTGGAATGCCTACATTTGCAGcccttgcctttttctttaaactacaGCTCAAGCAAATTTCTGAGCTTCACCCTTTAGTTCCTGACAAGATTCACCCCTTTGGTTTGGCAGCGGTAGAAAGAGTAGTTGCAGAATTGGTGTTGACATTCATGGCATTActagaaaggggagaaaaacagcattGAGTTTAGTTGAAATGTGAGTTGGATAATGACCAGCAGCAGTCTCTGAGTCCACTGAAATTACAATAACAAATCTACCCTTCAGATTTAGGCATCAAAGGTGCCAGATGATGTTATGGGTGAATATAGACatctcatttaaagaaaaaataatacatctTTTCTTCTAACTCAGCATTCAGGAACTTCTGTTGCTGATGAAGATTGGGTGTaaaaagacacttttaaaaaacGTTATCTgatactgatttatttattctgtgcatttattttgcttctcaAAATGTGAAAAGACGTGATATGAATGATACGCAGATGGTAAATGTTAGCAAGCAAGTCTGTCTTGGTTGGTGAAGgagttcatttgtttttcttcatccaACACAGCATTAGGAAGCGGCTTGTTCAGCCAGCCTGCTCAGACACCCGCCCAGTCAAACCAGCTCATCAATACAGCCAGTGCCCTCTCGGCTCCGACACTCTTAGGAGATGAGAGAGATGCTATTTTGGCAAAATGGAATCAGCTTCAGGCCTTCTGGGGAACAGGCAAAGGTTACTTCAACAATAACATCGCTCCAGTGGAGTTCACGCAGGAAAATCCCTTTTGCAGGTTTAAGGTATGGAATTGTTCAACGGCCCACAAACAGTTCTGAGGCAGTTACTCTGCTTGCTGAGTGTCTGAGTGTCTCATGAGTTTTGAATCAGATTTTGTTACTGTTAAGAGTGTTctgaagcagtatttttccagGTAATGTACACAACTGATGTATGCTAATTAAAAGGTTTGAAGATGTATAGATGCTGGGAATCTGCGTGGTGTTGAGGTACTAGGTAATGAGTGCCTATGTGGGTCATGAAACTAAGGTTTTCATATGATAGCCTTCAGGCTAGTGTGTGTGTAGTTGGAGCAGATCTCtggaaatgaattttaatgTGTATTTGTCTAGGTTACAGTATTAGAGAAACTACTTAAAATGACCTTCACATCTGAAAGAAACTGCTAACATCTGGAATAAGAACTTCAGGGTCTGTCTTCATTGCTTTGCCTACATTAGAAAAACCCTCTATGAACCTGGCCTGTGCATACCATTTTAAATACACCAGCCTTTAGCTTTCCTCTACCTTTATCCTTGCCAGTGCTGAAGCTGACTCCATTCCTTGTATTACATCGTTAGCAGTTCCAGATCTTGCTTTTCATGTCAAGAAGGAATATGTGGCTTTTGATCTTGTGCAAATCTCGCGCCTGCTGACTTTCTTGATAAGCTGCAGACTTAAAAGTGGATTTGGGTCAGGCATGGTGATACCCTCCTTTGCCAAGCTGATTCTTTGAAGTGCAAACTTTCTAACCTGAATGTAGGTTAATACCTAATTAAGACTAGTTTTTATTATGCACATCGTGACACTTCTATAAAATCTTCGCCGCAACTGAGTGCGTGCATAACAAATGCTTGGCTTCTGTTGCATTACCTTCTTAGGTGTtaccttaaatattttgttgatgATGCACCTGAAAGCTTACTTGTAAGCTGTTGCCTGAAATGGCTTTAGAGTTTTCTGGGCTTCGAAAAATTGCGAAGTGTAAGTCATGTGATggaaaatcagttattttaGAGTTTCATTTACCAAAAGGAGAAGTTTTCCTTTCAGGCTAGACAATGCCACGTACTAGGTTTACTTTTGTCCCTGTGACTTGAGTATTACTAATGCCATTACAAGTTCACGTACCTTaagtgaaatactgaaaagttCGATATATGTCAGCAATGGAGGATGCCTAGGAAAAATAGTGGAGAAGTTGGTGGCACAGGTATTGGAGCAAAGTGTCGTAAGCTAGTTTGGTTTATTGCCTCTGTAAGCATCACACACCTGATAAGAATGAAGCATTACCCAAAGGGTTTCACAGGTATTCAGGGAATCCACTTGTACACAATTCCAGCTCTAGAACAAATGAGAAGCATGCAGCTCTTAACCAAGAGCTCTTAACCATGAAAAGTGTGCAGCTCTTAACCAAGAAAAGTGTGCTTCGAAGGTATGTGATACAGGCTGTCACTTGAAGGACcacaacaaagtaaaaaatctgTTATAGTTTGAAAATACTTAATTGCATAAAGAAATAgtgaaagatttatttatttaaaacagaaatacaggagGAGTCATGTCTGTGTGGTCTTAGTACTACTTGGCATGTAATGAGATTTAGTCTTCCGTGTACTGGCAAGTCTTTCCCCACAGCATGGGCCTCTTTGACAACTATGGAAGTGAAAGGCATGTGCTTAAACccaaattatttcttcactgtCACTGTTGTGCTCCATGACAGGACGGCCCAACCAAAGAAGGCTGATTCTGCGAGGCTCACCATCGTGGGGAATTACCTTCTGCTGACAAAGACCAGGCTCTTGGGCACATTCCCAgctcatttctctcttcagttGAACTTGCAGAAGGGGAGAGGCGCAAGTCACCCATGTGCATGGGGTGTCAGGGCCTTAAAAAGCACCCGCTGTCCACCGTGTCACCAGTGATACGTTGGTGTGACAGTTCATAGACAAGATGAGATGaaaactgcagctctgcttttgcttaTAATGAGCTAACAGTTTAGATCTTTCTTAAAAGTCATGTGGAGTTTACACCGGAGCCAACAGgattgtttttggtttttttcaaacaggGAAAGCATGCTGTTGCTTAGCACAGATGGCAGCAAGTGTTCCTGTATTAGATTATGATGTCGAATTAAACATCGAACCTTACCTACAGATTTATCACAGCAAGGCTAAAGATAACATTAAACTTTATAAGCAAttgtacaaaaaaaccccatgacaCTTGCTAACACAGGGAAAATTGGCTGTCCCAATTTCTGGTGTGAGAAGCTTACTTGATGCATGTCTTAGCTAGTAGAAAAACTCTGTGTCTGTGTTTTGACTTATACTGCTTGGCAAACTGTCTGGATCTACAGTAGGAAAATGCTAAGAGATCCATAAAGATTTATGGCTGGCTTATCTTTCAATTAGGTTATGTCAGTAACTGTTTTGCAATGTTGTAAAATTTTTCTGGAACTCTAGTAATTTTTCTATATTCAGATCTGGTCCTCTGGTTCCTTTTGCAACTTAGAAAAAGTGTAAATTCGTAAAATGTTCCTGATTGATATCAGCTCTGAAGTAGCATAAATACCCTGCTGACTTGGCATCTCCCAATCcatagctttatttatttttttttttaagatggggAATGGATACTTAGAGATCTTCTTGTAAAAATCTGAACTGTTTCATAAGCTACTGGTGGCCTTGTGacagaatgttttaaaagggGATTGATTTTATGTTTCTGCATCTCTGAATGTGTTGTAACTTAAATTTTGAACCAGTTGCTCTAAAAATTGAGGGGTTTTGCCCCTCCCCTTCACACCACTTAAATATGCTTTTGCTAAGTAATATATCCccagtttttgtttgttcatttgcaGGCTGTGGGTTACAGTTTAATGCCCAACAACAAAGATGAAGATGGCCTCGTGGTCTTGgtctttaacagaaaagaagtaGATATTCgaagtcagcagcagcagctcgtAGAATCACTACACAAAATTCTGGGAGGAAACCAGACCCTCACTGTCAATGTAGAAGGTGTTAAAACGATGCCAGATGACCAGTATGTGAATTTGAcatggttttgcctttttgtctGGTATTGCATGCTATAAAGGGGTAGCACTTAGCCtactctctctccctttctccttgATTTTAGATCTGTTCATCCTGAGTTTGATTTCGTGTCTCTCATTACttcatgttgctttttcttaagGTCTTAATTCCAGTATCTTTCCTGTTTAAGttactgcttgcttttgctGGAGTGCACAGCTGAGAACCTCAGCTCTGTTCAGGAAATAGGCTTCTCCAGACCttgctcagctgcagaagttGGAGATGAGAATGTTAACTATG from Aquila chrysaetos chrysaetos chromosome 1, bAquChr1.4, whole genome shotgun sequence harbors:
- the NUP54 gene encoding nucleoporin p54 isoform X1 — protein: MAFNFGAPAGAGAANPTGFGGLETTNSTASGFNFGGFGLTANPAVNFNIGNFGVSTTSTPPFNFGNSLASAGAFGGFGTTTTTAGPAFSFSAPTNTGTSGLFGATQNKGFGFGTSFGTGTGTGLGSGLGTGLGFGGFGTQQQQTTLGSGLFSQPAQTPAQSNQLINTASALSAPTLLGDERDAILAKWNQLQAFWGTGKGYFNNNIAPVEFTQENPFCRFKAVGYSLMPNNKDEDGLVVLVFNRKEVDIRSQQQQLVESLHKILGGNQTLTVNVEGVKTMPDDQTEVIIYVVERSPNGTSRRVPATTLYAHFEQANIKSSLQQLGVSLSMARTELSPAQVKQLLQNPPAGVDPIIWEQAKVDNPDPDKLIPVPMVGFKELLRRLKVQDQMTKQHQTRLDIISEDISELQKNQTTTMAKIAQYKRKLMALSHRTLQVLIKQEIQRKSGYAIQADEEQLRVQLDTIQCELNAPTQFKGRLNELMSQIRMQNHFGAVRAEERYYIDADLLREIKQHLKQQQEGLSHLISIIKDDLEDIKLIEHGLNESIPIRGGVFS